The Betaproteobacteria bacterium genomic sequence GGGACCACGGCGTGCCGCACAGCCGAATCGGTAAGATTGTAGTGGCAAGCGAAAAAGCGGAAGTGGCCGCCGTGGAATCCTACGTCACCCGGGCCGAGGAAAACGGCGTGACCGACCTGCGCTGGTTAACGGTGGCAGAACTCGAAGAGATGGAGCCCGCCGTTCGCTGCGTGGCGGGTTTCCTATCGCCTTCCACCGGCATCATCGACAGCCACGGGCTCATGCTCGCCTTGCAAGGCGATGCGGAAGATCACGGTGCCGGCCTCGCGTTCCACAGCCCGGTGCAATCCGGCGAACTGACAAGCAAGGGCATCGTGCTCAACGTAGGCGGAAAGGAACCCATGAGCCTGCTATGCAACAGCGTAATCAACTGCGCCGGGCTGTTCGCGCAAGACTTGGCGCGCAGCATTAGCGGTATTCCTGGCGATAGCATTCCCCCGCGGTACTTCGCCAAGGCGCACTACTACACCTTGAGCGGGCGATCGCCTTTTCGCCGCTTGGTATACCCGGTGGCCACACACGCTCATTTGGGCGTGCACGTCACGCTAGACCTAGGAGGGCAGGCGCGCTTCGGCCCGGATGTGTGCTGGACCGGCTCGGTGGATTACACCTTCGACAAATCGCGCGAACCGCTGTTCTACGAAGCCATTCGAAAGTACTACCCCGGACTCAAGGACGGCGCCCTGCAACCGGGCTACACGGGCATCCGGCCCAAGGTATCCGGTCCGAAGGAGGCCGCGGCGGATTTCATCATCCAGGGCCCGGCGGATCACGGCGTTTCAGGCATCGTGAATCTGTACGGAATCGAATCTCCCGGACTCACCGCCTCTTTGGCAATCGCGCGGGAGGTCCTCGAGAGGCTTGGATAGAATGCGCGCCTTCCATCATTGAATTCCTAACACCGTGGCTGACATCATCGACTATCAAATATTTGGCGAGGAAATGCAGTACGTCGAGATCGAGCTCGATCCCGGAGAGGCCGCCATCGGCGAAGCCGGCGGCATGATGTACATGCAAGAACACATCGCTCTCGATACCGTGTTTGGCGACGGCACCCAGCAAAGCGGGATCGTCGGTAAGTTACTGGGCGCGGGCAAGCGGCTCCTCACAGGAGAGTCCTTGTTCATGACCGTTTACTCCAACCAAGGCAATACCAAGAGCAAGCTCGCCTTTGCCGCGCCCTACCCAGGCAAGATCGTTCCCATTGACCTGCCCAAGATGGGCGGGACCTTCATTTGCCAGAAGGATTCCTTTCTTTGCGCCGCGCGCGGCGTATCGGTAGGCATTGCCTTTCAAAAACGGCTGGGCGTGGGGTTCTTCGGCGGCGAGGGTTTCATCATGCAGAAACTCGAAGGCGATGGCTTGGCCTTCGTGCATGCGGGCGGTACCCTGATGCGGCGCGATCTGGCACCTGGCGAATTCTTGCGCGTGGACACGGGCTGCTTGGTGGGCATGCAATCCACCGCGGATTACGACATCGAGTACGTTGGCAAAATCAAGACGGCGCTCTTTGGCGGCGAGGGTTTATTTTTCGCGACACTTCGCGGCCCGGGTACCATCATGCTGCAATCGCTTCCCTTGTCGCGATTGGCGAGCCGCATCTTCGCCGCCGCTCCGCAAAGAGGCGGATCACGCGAACAAGGCTCACTGCTGGGCGGATTAGTAGGTGGGAGCGCGCTGGGTGGCTTGCTCGGCGGCGATGACGAATAACACTGGTGAGCCTTAGCGGACAACTCTTCGGTCCGGGGATTTCCCCCACCGGGGCCAACGCCACGTTCAGAGCCGGTATCTTCGGTCTGAATTTTCAAGATAAACATTCCCATTTGCCCACGGTTAACTGGACTGAAATCACTTGGCGGCGTGGCGGCTTCAATGACCATCATATGTTGCTAGAGTGGAAGGGCCAGGAGGGCGCCTTCAGCTTGGCCCTTGCCCAGCCTGCGGCGCAACAAGCGGTGCTGGACTATTTGCAACCCGCCCGCCAGCAAGCGAAGCCCAAGGCGGCGGGCACGCGCGCTTGGATCACCGGGCTTGTCACGGTGTTCGTCGTGCTGCCGGTGTTGGCGATTGCACTGCTCTTGTCGCAAACGAATCGCGTGATCGATTGGGCGGTGGACCGCATTCCAGTGGAGGCGGAGAAGACGCTGGGCGCGCAATCCTTCGCGCAATTTCGCGCCAGCAAAGCGCTGGAAGAAAACCATCCTGCCCTGCCCATGCTGCGCGAATTGGGGCGCCGCCTGTCCAAGGGTTCGGTCTACGAGTACCAGTTCCACATCCTGCGCGATGACACAGTGAACGCCTTCGCCATGCCGGGCGGGTACATCGTGTTCCACACCGGATTGCTCAAAAAGGCCGGCCGCGCCGAGGAAGCGGCCGGTGTGCTCGCCCACGAAATCCAACACGTGGAGCGGCGCCATGGCTTGCGCGGGCTAGTGCATGCCGCCGGATGGCGTATCGCACTCACCCTTCTTCTCGGAGACACCGGCGGTTCCGTGGCAGCCTCTCTCGCGGAGAACTTGGGGAATCTGCGTTTCTCGCGCACGCAGGAGACCGAAGCGGATCTGCGCGGGGTCAAAGCCCTCACCGAAGCCGGCATCGATCCGCGCGGTATGATGGAGTTCTTCAAGAAACTCCCCAAGGAAGGCACGAGCGTTCCCGCCATTCTCTCTTCACACCCCGCGAGCGAAGCCCGCTTCGAGGCCGTGGAGAATGCGTTGCCCAAGGACCGAACTTTCGAG encodes the following:
- a CDS encoding NAD(P)/FAD-dependent oxidoreductase, yielding MLEKTDCVVIGAGVVGLAVARALAMKGREVIVLEAAEGIGTHTSSRNSEVIHAGLYYPKGSLKARLCVEGKHALYEYCRDHGVPHSRIGKIVVASEKAEVAAVESYVTRAEENGVTDLRWLTVAELEEMEPAVRCVAGFLSPSTGIIDSHGLMLALQGDAEDHGAGLAFHSPVQSGELTSKGIVLNVGGKEPMSLLCNSVINCAGLFAQDLARSISGIPGDSIPPRYFAKAHYYTLSGRSPFRRLVYPVATHAHLGVHVTLDLGGQARFGPDVCWTGSVDYTFDKSREPLFYEAIRKYYPGLKDGALQPGYTGIRPKVSGPKEAAADFIIQGPADHGVSGIVNLYGIESPGLTASLAIAREVLERLG
- a CDS encoding AIM24 family protein, with the protein product MQYVEIELDPGEAAIGEAGGMMYMQEHIALDTVFGDGTQQSGIVGKLLGAGKRLLTGESLFMTVYSNQGNTKSKLAFAAPYPGKIVPIDLPKMGGTFICQKDSFLCAARGVSVGIAFQKRLGVGFFGGEGFIMQKLEGDGLAFVHAGGTLMRRDLAPGEFLRVDTGCLVGMQSTADYDIEYVGKIKTALFGGEGLFFATLRGPGTIMLQSLPLSRLASRIFAAAPQRGGSREQGSLLGGLVGGSALGGLLGGDDE
- a CDS encoding M48 family metallopeptidase, coding for MSLSGQLFGPGISPTGANATFRAGIFGLNFQDKHSHLPTVNWTEITWRRGGFNDHHMLLEWKGQEGAFSLALAQPAAQQAVLDYLQPARQQAKPKAAGTRAWITGLVTVFVVLPVLAIALLLSQTNRVIDWAVDRIPVEAEKTLGAQSFAQFRASKALEENHPALPMLRELGRRLSKGSVYEYQFHILRDDTVNAFAMPGGYIVFHTGLLKKAGRAEEAAGVLAHEIQHVERRHGLRGLVHAAGWRIALTLLLGDTGGSVAASLAENLGNLRFSRTQETEADLRGVKALTEAGIDPRGMMEFFKKLPKEGTSVPAILSSHPASEARFEAVENALPKDRTFEPLPYDIKKLSTP